A genomic stretch from Camelus dromedarius isolate mCamDro1 chromosome 10, mCamDro1.pat, whole genome shotgun sequence includes:
- the ADGRD2 gene encoding adhesion G-protein coupled receptor D2, with product MALWCYCLLALPIRSLTGTPPNSPGESRNPWVTAPVAPGEVVETTGGVCKFPGQRLSWWQAQEYCEQRFGHLTQQHPDEVFARRLPDPIWVGQRQAPLQRPPQRRARTTYALMFGERTSDRAARLRTPVPALGALTACVHVQWDAASPDTAALFSLAVPALANALQLRAFAEPGGTVHAALVVRGHHAPFRAAFRSDGRWHHVCATWEQLGGRWALFADGRRRAGARGLGAGHPLPPGGILVLGQDQDSLGGGFSARDAFSGNLTDFHLWARALSPTQLHRARACAPPPGGLLFRWDLGALDITPSLLPPVRVRLLCPVPSEECPAWDPGPRTEGSLLCLQPLPFLCCYQTETYRWLQDAPSWPGQDVISHINALAKAIVLLPDPLSEAHGDLSLAEASSFLSILERVLAKEAAPLGPAALLAVVQFLKRVTALGAWEPEPMTGPWEQLGRAVLSVASLVLEEQLAGAWLSVSKVVGGPMALVASVQRLAPLLSTVLTSERPRMHVQHRHAGLDVWHLRLREANAEGIVFTMPGGHPEGPGHIRIPTVEVRRLLQKGLSGVTVIHCWFSSSVFQHTQGAPGQEPQTPDSSEEASRMQRFLSTQVGSAIISSEVWDETGEASTAVAFHLQHQVLSDASGKQPPAPYSGGSWATTGCSVTALYQDSTACFCNHSTNFAVLLQVYDVQRGPEEESLLRTLSFVGCGVSFCALATTFLLLLVAGVPKSERATIHKNLTFSLAAAEGVLMASEWAEASEVACVAITAVMHLLFLAAFSWMLVEGLLLWSKVVAVSMRPGPRLTLYYATGWGMPVAIVAITLAMCPHDYVATGHCWLNVRTDTIWAFVGPVLFVLTANTCILVRVVMVTVSSARRRARMLSPQPCLQQQIRIQMWATVKPVLVLLPVLGLTWLVGVLVHLSPAWAYAAVGLNSFQGPYIFLVYAAYNREVRSALQRMTEKKAAETFMVDTWLLEGPMAPEFPQASPPSQILRDR from the exons atGGCCCTCTGGTGCTACTGCCTCCTGGCCCTCCCG ATAAGGAGTCTCACTGGGACCCCTCCCAACTCCCCAGGTGAATCAAGGAACCCTTGGGTCACAG CTCCAGTGGCCCCTGGAGAGGTAGTAGAGACTACAGGCGGGGTGTGCAAGTTTCCAGGGCAACGGCTGAGCTGGTGGCAGGCCCAAGAGTATTGCGAGCAGCGGTTTGGCCACCTAACACAGCAGCACCCAGATGAGGTCTTCGCGCGACGGCTGCCCGACCCCATCTGGGTGGGCCAAAGACAAGCCCCTCTGCAAAGACCCCCACAGAGGC GCGCGCGCACCACGTACGCGCTGATGTTCGGCGAGAGGACCTCGGACAGGGCGGCGCGGCTGCGGACGCCCGTGCCTGCGCTGGGGGCGCTGACGGCGTGCGTGCACGTGCAGTGGGACGCCGCCTCGCCAGACACCGCCGCTCTCTTCTCCCTCGCGGTGCCCGCGCTGGCCAACGCGCTGCAGCTGCGCGCCTTCGCCGAGCCAGGCGGCACCGTGCACGCGGCGCTCGTGGTGCGTGGGCACCACGCGCCCTTCCGCGCTGCCTTCCGCTCGGATGGCCGCTGGCACCACGTGTGCGCCACATGGGAGCAGCTGGGCGGGCGCTGGGCGCTGTTCGCCGACGGGCGGCGGCGCGCCGGGGCGCGGGGGCTGGGTGCGGGCCACCCGCTGCCACCTGGCGGCATCCTCGTGCTGGGCCAGGACCAGGACTCTCTGGGCGGCGGCTTCTCAGCGCGTGACGCTTTCAGCGGCAACCTCACTGACTTCCACCTGTGGGCCCGGGCGCTGAGCCCCACGCAGCTGCACCGGGCACGGGCCTGTGCGCCACCCCCGGGCGGCCTGCTCTTCCGCTGGGACCTGGGCGCCCTGGACATCACGCCCTCACTGCTCCCGCCGGTGCGGGTGCGGCTCCTCTGTCCGG TGCCCTCAGAGGAGTGCCCTGCGTGGGACCCAGGACCCCGCACGGAGGGCTCTTTGCTCTGCCTGCAGCCACTGCCATTCCTCTGCTGCTACCAGACAG AGACCTACCGGTGGCTGCAGGATGCCCCGTCATGGCCTGGCCAGGATGTTATCAGCCACATCAACGCCTTAGCCAAGGCCATTGTG CTCCTCCCTGACCCTCTGTCTGAAGCCCACGGAGACCTGTCCCTGGCCGAGGCCTCCAGCTTCCTGAGTATTCTGGAGAGAGTCCTGGCAAAGGAGGCAGCTCCACTGGGACCAGCTGCGCTGCTGGCTGTCGTGCAGTTCCTGAAAAGAGTGACAGCCCTCGGGGCGTGGGAGCCAGAGCCCATGACAGGGCCCTGGGAGCAGCTGGGCCGGGCCGTCCTGTCTGTGGCCAGCCTGGTCCTAGAGGAGCAGCTGGCTGGTGCGTGGCTGTCAGTCAGCAAG GTGGTTGGAGGACCCATGGCCCTGGTGGCAAGCGTGCAGCGCCTGGCGCCCCTGCTGAGCACTGTGCTGACCTCTGAGCGGCCGCGAATGCACGTCCAGCACCGCCACGCCG GCCTGGACGTGTGGCATCTACGCTTGAGAGAGGCCAATGCGGAGGGCATCGTGTTCACAATGCCCGGTGGGCATCCAGAGGGGCCGGGCCACATCCGCATCCCCACCGTTGAAGTGAGGCGGCTCCTCCAGAAAG GCCTCTCTGGAGTCACCGTGATCCACTGCTGGTTCAGCTCCAGTGTCTTCCAGCACACCCAGGGGGCCCCTGGCCAAGAACCCCAGACTCCTGACAGCTCTGAAGAGGCGAGCAGGATGCAGAG GTTCCTAAGTACCCAGGTGGGGTCAGCCATCATCTCCTCTGAGGTGTGGGATGAGACAGGGGAGGCCAGCACGGCTGTGGCCTTCCACCTGCAACACCAGGTACTCAGTGATGCTTCTGGGAAACAGCCACCTG CTCCCT ACTCGGGGGGCTCCTGGGCCACCACTGGCTGCTCCGTGACTGCCCTGTATCAGGACTCGACCGCCTGCTTCTGCAACCACAGCACCAACTTTGCCGTCCTGTTGCAGGTATACGACGTCCAG AGGGGCCCCGAGGAGGAGTCACTGCTGAGGACGCTCTCATTCGTGGGCTGTGGTGTGTCCTTCTGTGCCCTCGCCACCACCTTCTTGCTCCTCCTGGTGGCCGG GGTCCCCAAGTCAGAGCGAGCCACCATCCACAAGAACCTTACCTTCTCCTTGGCCGCTGCCGAGGGCGTCCTCATGGCCAGCgagtgggcagaggccagcgAG GTGGCATGTGTGGCCATCACTGCGGTGATGCACCTGCTCTTCTTGGCCGCCTTCTCCTGGATGCTGGTGGAGGGGCTGCTGCTGTGGAGCAAGGTGGTGGCGGTGAGCATGCGCCCGGGCCCCAGGCTGACGCTGTACTACGCCACAGGCTGGG GCATGCCCGTGGCCATCGTGGCCATCACCTTGGCCATGTGTCCCCATGACTACGTGGCCACGGGGCACTGCTGGCTCAATGTGCGTACAGACACCATCTGGGCATTTGTGGGGCCCGTGCTCTTCGTGCTGACT GCCAATACCTGCATCCTGGTCCGCGTGGTGATGGTCACTGTGTCCAGCGCCCGCCGTCGGGCCCGCATGCTGAGCCCACAGCCCTGCTTGCAGCAGCAGATCAGGATCCAGATGTG GGCCACAGTGAAGCCGGTGTTGGTCCTGCTGCCTGTCCTGGGCCTGACCTGGCTGGTCGGCGTGCTGGTGCACCTCAGCCCTGCCTGGGCCTACGCCGCCGTGGGCCTCAATTCCTTCCAG GGGCCGTACATCTTCCTGGTCTATGCCGCCTACAACAGGGAG GTCCGGAGTGCCCTGCAGAGGATGACTGAGAAGAAGGCAGCAGAGACATTCATGGTGG ACACCTGGCTCTTAGAG GGACCCATGGCCCCAGAATTCCCACAAGCTTCTCCTCCATCGCAGATCCTGAGAGACCGGTGA